In Labrus bergylta chromosome 1, fLabBer1.1, whole genome shotgun sequence, one genomic interval encodes:
- the LOC109991929 gene encoding zinc finger protein GLIS2, producing MLSLDEPLDLKLPSRRSDGLLRLGKRAYPSSICAPLGINRPHLICTTFPSPPSSPDSLSSSQERPGSCFSPPAMDLSMSPSSRHASSLSPSPSSPCSLSPSSPLESLNSSTSSQQHLFSWEPARHQGIEGGASPQGFPFYLPIGSSPGAYTFPSSIFMGQNREKQVSPEPSLDGQLACRWMKCHLLFDSLQDLVDHINDFHVKPEKDSGYCCQWEGCARNGRGFNARYKMLIHIRTHTNEKPHHCPTCNKSFSRLENLKIHTRSHTGEKPYICPYEGCSKRYSNSSDRFKHTRTHYVDKPYYCKMAGCLKRYTDPSSLRKHIKAHGHFVAQEQGAGSSLGTRPGLPGHQRQAEQPPVGGAHIFIPSAAAALLGGLGGSLPLYASCHARDLGHQGAPLFTMGGGGGFPGSPLLHFGLSAASMLGLGALRGLGRMEGKDMEGEEEEEEAEEGEVLNLSAGVGPRRGDPLSWMMVPTRALILKPAVS from the exons ATGCTGTCCCTGGACGAGCCGCTGGACTTAAAGCTTCCCTCACGACGCTCAGATGGTCTGTTGAGATTAGGAAAGAGGGCTTATCCTTCCTCTATCTGTGCCCCTCTTGGCATCAATCGGCCACACCTGATATGCACAACCTTTccatctcctccctcctccccag attctctgtcttcttctcaaGAACGACCCGGGTCCTGCTTCAGTCCTCCAGCCATGGACCTCAGCATGTCACCTTCCTCCCGTCATGCCTCCTCTCTGTCCCCATCTCCGTCCTCCCCCTGTTCCCTCTCCCCTTCCTCACCCCTTGAGTCCCTTAACAGCAGCACCAGCTCTCAGCAGCATCTCTTCTCATGG GAACCAGCTCGTCATCAAGGTATAGAGGGCGGAGCTTCACCACAGGGTTTTCCCTTTTATCTGCCCATTGGGAGCTCACCGGGAGCATACACTTTCCCCTCGTCCATCTTCATGGGTCAGAACAGAGAGAAGCAAGTTTCACCAGAGCCCTCATTGGATGGTCAGCTAGCCTGTAGATGGATGAAG tGCCACCTGCTGTTCGACTCGCTGCAGGACTTGGTCGATCACATCAACGACTTCCACGTAAAGCCTGAAAAGGATTCTGGGTACTGCTGCCAGTGGGAGGGCTGTGCTCGTAACGGGAGGGGCTTTAATGCCAG gtaTAAGATGCTGATTCACATCCGTACTCACACTAATGAGAAGCCGCACCACTGTCCCACCTGCAACAAGAGCTTCTCACGTCTGGAGAACCTGAAAATACACACCCGATCACACACAG GAGAAAAACCCTACATCTGCCCTTATGAGGGCTGCAGCAAACGTTACTCCAACTCCAGCGACCGCTTCAAACACACCCGCACACACTACGTGGACAAGCCCTACTACTGCAAGATGGCAGGCTGTCTGAAACGCTACACAGATCCCAGCTCGCTACGCAAGCACATCAAGGCCCACGGGCACTTTGTTGCCCAGGAACAAGGTGCTGGGAGCAGTCTGGGGACCAGGCCAGGCCTCCCCGGGCACCAGAGGCAAGCTGAACAGCCACCTGTTGGCGGTGCTCACATCTTCATCCCCAGTGCTGCAGCTGCTCTTCTTGGAGGCCTCGGGGGGTCTTTGCCTCTCTATGCTTCCTGCCATGCCAGAGATCTGGGTCACCAGGGGGCACCGCTTTTCACtatggggggaggagggggcttCCCTGGCTCTCCTCTGTTACACTTTGGACTTTCAGCTGCATCCATGCTGGGACTGGGAGCTTTGAGAGGCCTGGGACGGATGGAAGGAAAGGACATGGAaggtgaagaggaagaggaagaagcagaggagggggaggtgcTGAACCTGTCTGCAGGGGTGGGGCCCAGACGAGGTGACCCTTTGTCATGGATGATGGTTCCAACAAGGGCCCTCATACTCAAACCAGCTGTTAGCTAG